The following DNA comes from Kitasatospora sp. NBC_01287.
CGCCGCGGGCGCGGCGGCGGCGAGCAGCAGGAGAGGCAGGGCCGCCAGCGCGGCGGCGGCGCGCCGGCGGGCGGCGGTGCGGCGGCCTGCGGGGGCGCCGTGGTGGGCGAGCGGGCGGTGGCGCGGCGCGGCCGTGCGCAGAGGGATCATGGCGACGCATGCTAGCCGAATTGCGACGCTGGGTGCCTGATCGGCTACGGCTGGTAGTTGAACGGTGTCGTGACGCTCAGCGCGGCGAAGCCCAGCCGGGCCAGGATCGGACGGCTCTGGTCGGAGGCGTCCACCTGGAGGTAGCGGTAGCCGCGGTCGACCGCGATCCGCGCGCGGTGTGCGACCAGCGCCCGGTAGATCCCCCTGCCCCGCCACTGCGGCGCGGTGCCGCCACCCCACAGCCCGGCGAAGGAGGTGCCGGGCAGCAGCTCCAGCCGGGCGCCGCTGACCGGCTCGTCACCGGCCAGCGCGACCACCACCTCCAGGGAGTCCGGGGCCTGGGCCAGTTGGTCCAGCAGGCGGCGGGTGAGCCGGCCGCCGTCGCTGCCGAAGGCCTGTACGTGCGTGCGGCCGAGCAGCTCGATAGCCGTCCGGTCGGTCTCGGTGCGCAGCCGGATGCCCTCCGGCAGCTCGACCGGGCCGGCCAGCGCGGCGGCCTCGGCGACCATCAGGGTCTCGGGCGGCTCGGGTGTGAAACCCGCCGCGCGCAGCCGGTCGGGCAGGTCGGCGGGGTGGTCGTGGCTGTAGTGCTTCCACTCGAACTCCCGGCCCAGGCCGCCGAAGTGGCGCACCTGCTCGGCGATCGCCGCGTCGGCGCCGTGCTCGTCCAGGTCGGACCAGAGCACGCCGTTCCAGCCGTGCTCGCCGCCGTCGTGCCGCACCACGGCGCCGACCCGTTCGACCACCGCGCCCGGGCCGTCCGGCGGCACCTCCTGCCGGCCCTCGCGGTCGAACCGTGCCAGTACCTCGTCGTTGTCCATCCCCCCAGCTCAGCAGCGGCGCGCGGGGGCGGCAACCGATTAACCGGCCCACCCGGCCGCTCGCCCTCGCCCCGGCCGCCTGACCCCGGCCCTGGCTCGCTGCCCCCGCCCTGGCCACCTGCCCCGCCGCCCGCGCCGTGGGCCCGGCGCTCCCGGCCCCGCGCGGCCTTCCCCGGGTGATCACTTCCTCCCTATACTGCGACCCGGCCGCGACTGGCGAGGGTGGGACACCACCGGGGAGCGGCCGCTGATCCGATGCGAGCGTCGACCGCCTGGGCGCCTCCGTCAGCGAACCGACCGCTGAGGAGGAAACCCCGTGAAGTTGCGCTACGGCATGAACCCGCACCAGACGGCCGCGCCGGTGGTGCCGGTCCGGCCCGGCGAGGTGCCGGTCCGGGTGCTGAACGGCGAGCCGTCCTACATCAACCTGCTCGACGCGCTGAACGCCTGGCAGCTGGTCGGCGAGGCGAGCCGGGCCCTGGGCGGGCAGGTGGCGGCGGCCTCCTTCAAGCACGTCTCGCCGGCGGGCGCCGCCCTGGCCGGGCCGGTGGACGAGGCCGCCGCCGAGCTCCACGGCGTGGGCCCCGCCGGTCTCGGCGCGGTCACCAGCGCCTACCTGCGCGCCCGGGACGCCGACCCGAAGTCCTCCTACGGCGACTTCGCCGCCCTCTCGCACCCGGTGGACGCCGAACTCGCCGAGCTGCTGGCCACCGTGGTCTGCGACGGCATCATCGCCCCGGACTACCACCCCGGCGTCGTCGAGCGGCTCGGCCGCAAGAAGGGCGGCCGGTTCCTGGTGCTGGCCGCCGACCCCGCCTACCGCCCGCCGGCCCGCGAGGCCCGCCAGGTGTACGGGCTGCGCCTGGAGCAGGAGCGCGACCAGGTCGACCTCACCCCCGAGCTGCTGCGCCCCGCGGCGGGCGAGGAGCTCGACCCGGCCGCGGTCACCGACCTGCTGCTCGGGCTCGCGGTGCTGCGCTACACCCAGTCCAACTCGGTCTGCTACGTGCGGGACGGGGTGACGGT
Coding sequences within:
- a CDS encoding GNAT family N-acetyltransferase, with protein sequence MDNDEVLARFDREGRQEVPPDGPGAVVERVGAVVRHDGGEHGWNGVLWSDLDEHGADAAIAEQVRHFGGLGREFEWKHYSHDHPADLPDRLRAAGFTPEPPETLMVAEAAALAGPVELPEGIRLRTETDRTAIELLGRTHVQAFGSDGGRLTRRLLDQLAQAPDSLEVVVALAGDEPVSGARLELLPGTSFAGLWGGGTAPQWRGRGIYRALVAHRARIAVDRGYRYLQVDASDQSRPILARLGFAALSVTTPFNYQP
- a CDS encoding phosphoribosylaminoimidazolecarboxamide formyltransferase; this translates as MKLRYGMNPHQTAAPVVPVRPGEVPVRVLNGEPSYINLLDALNAWQLVGEASRALGGQVAAASFKHVSPAGAALAGPVDEAAAELHGVGPAGLGAVTSAYLRARDADPKSSYGDFAALSHPVDAELAELLATVVCDGIIAPDYHPGVVERLGRKKGGRFLVLAADPAYRPPAREARQVYGLRLEQERDQVDLTPELLRPAAGEELDPAAVTDLLLGLAVLRYTQSNSVCYVRDGVTVGIGAGQQSRVDCTRLAGAKADLWWLRRHPAVRALEFRPEVRRQDRINWQLRHLEGETPAADLLAAPAPELTDRQRSLWLAGLTDVRFTSDGALPFRDNVDHAARHGVTHIAEPGGSVRSAEVEQACREHGITLARTGLRLFHH